The following are encoded in a window of Anopheles gambiae chromosome X, idAnoGambNW_F1_1, whole genome shotgun sequence genomic DNA:
- the LOC1277379 gene encoding active breakpoint cluster region-related protein isoform X2, translating into MKSNQKVSVSDKIKIWSSRNQIIKAAASNQSAAGAAPPTTDDADVAAGEQPSDPSVQLRSRELPPNRNNNSPLNQCINELTTNLHSRRCVSELVAASSSSSSTATSATTNPINAGEPAHQSTAAGGPAQQSTSNGPQPTANGGTPGHDVAGKEAAGRVRSASQSEAQQPLLASPSHFVTVIEVKESKGNGGSGASVGGASDKSPQDSETPSAPKTANYENVLINTGARFGGSVENLADLPYQQQQQQPHTGGVNASTFLDSKHPKPPDRSSDGGGGGVGVGGSFTGGGSSISERTSQLLGASAAADHKKKVPPRPPPKYVRRAAPVEPPTVPSMAMQNLRNKDAGPIHSTPEPATGTAPDSPSVTSSSLERNIKPSEMYRQKSSDSLDVKLSSVGYGHDQPGKARLPKSDSLKSKSSSTDSPTGSLGKVASGTPGIGASPTGSLGKLPTSMTGSSSDSPTGSLGKMNQQQHHHYQTPPYTSQHSYQQRHGTDGGLPHVDSKESLASGGGGTGTIGSTGAIGPISERIKSYESISSLSSDSMRQQNPKDQEHYYDTVPLDNSDGDYVYIQPGGVGTGSTSSRDDISTVENASTLLMPSHPRSHNSSQTSVQLEPESPGRSSNYVNIEYFIHSSQNNENRSSSIDSDGEGDGGAPVLMRAISTDTDAGSGVVGAVGASPGVGTSSGSGLFRKVSNANRDTIIRRIVTSIITSETLYVECLNKMKQYMKAIRATLTTSQPVISEEEFQTIFFKIEDLHEVHSEFLTELQARLAAPDEPGSPDGGGLCVGEPFRRLATQIHLYGAFLHNYGRAIDTVKMCSTHSQQFKEIVSNIVFKNQNEQKLSLEELLHKPVARVQKNALVLEDLLNQTPEQHPDYHPLRQASKTIRNFLSEFNVVQTRSMFPSDDKALRRLVKNSFIVELADGHRKLRHLLLFNDVIACAKYKAVGRAGDRNGFEFELKWYIPLRDILICEESANDPKEASPINIVHLKSQACTVRDQIMLDEKDRPGGSSRAGDKHRKKLADLEAQLVLASPNLVFKIGNKATGKTMTFFLSSDFERTQWIESILSLQQSCNLPGHIPVQIYDLHAWITACQSLIKTEMGSYLMRNARDESLLVGDLHLTIQGLSGFDQPCDLFVCVEIDSYGHYFRKAKTKLVCRSATPQWNESFVLELEGSQNLRILLYQDDVQRPILRAKHILKLSRSWMQETPTRKVLQLSETLSISTIIRFVPGEVTLRRVPTSKPGALFGAKLQQVIKREKRDIPFIVSACVREVERRGMTEVGIYRVSGSASDVAKLKKSFETNAYEAEQLLKEVDIHSVTGILKSYLRDLPEALFTDQYYPKLFDAFNRHSNLSEGTRIHELQRIFAELPQPNKATINLLLDHLMRVHQQEIENKMSLHNLAMVFGPTLLRPGPSATKQKDLLESSTADVMTQAGILYSFLQARLK; encoded by the exons ATGAAATCGAACCAAAAAGTGTCCGTATCGGATAAGATAAAGATCTGGAGCTCAAGG AATCAAATTATCAAGGCAGCGGCCAGTAATCAATCAGCTGCCGGTGCTGCCCCGCCAACCACCGACGATGCGGACGTCGCGGCCGGCGAACAGCCGTCCGACCCGAGCGTCCAGCTTCGGTCGCGCGAGCTGCCACCAaatcgcaacaacaacagcccaCTGAATCAGTGCATCAACGAGCTCACGACCAATCTGCACAGCCGCCGGTGCGTGAGCGAGCTGGtggcggccagcagcagcagcagcagcacagccaCCTCCGCCACGACCAACCCAATCAACGCCGGCGAACCGGCCCATCAGTCAACAGCAGCCGGCGGTCCGGCCCAGCAATCAACCAGCAACGGTCCGCAACCAACCGCCAACGGGGGCACCCCGGGGCACGATGTGGCCGGGAAGGAAGCGGCCGGCCGGGTGCGCAGCGCCAGCCAAAGTGAGGCGCAGCAGCCGCTGCTCGCCTCGCCGAGCCATTTCGTGACCGTGATCGAGGTGAAAGAGTCAAAGGGCAACGGTGGCAGTGGTGCCAGTGTTGGTGGTGCTAGTGACAAATCGCCACAGGACAGTGAGACGCCGTCGGCACCCAAGACGGCCAACTACGAGAACGTGCTGATCAATACCGGTGCCCGGTTCGGCGGCAGCGTGGAGAATCTGGCCGATCTGccctaccagcagcagcagcagcagccgcacacGGGCGGCGTGAACGCTAGTACGTTCCTCGATTCGAAGCATCCGAAACCGCCGGACCGAAGCagtgacggtggtggtggtggtgttggtgttggtggcaGCTTTACCGGAGGTGGCAGTTCCATCTCCGAACGTACCTCGCAGCTGCTGGGAGCATCGGCGGCCGCCGACCACAAGAAGAAAGTTCCACCGCG CCCACCGCCAAAGTATGTGCGCCGTGCTGCGCCTGTCGAGCCACCGACCGTTCCGTCGATGGCAATGCAGAACCTCCGGAACAAAGATGCTGGACCTATCCATTCCACGCCCGAGCCGGCCACCGGCACGGCACCGGACAGCCCGAGTGTGACCAGCTCCTCGCTGGAGCGGAACATCAAACCGTCGGAAATGTATCGCCAAAAGTCGTCGGACTCGCTCGACGTGAAGCTGTCGTCGGTCGGATACGGTCACGACCAGCCCGGCAAAGCCCGGCTGCCCAAGTCGGACAGCCTCAAGTCGAAGTCGTCGAGCACGGACAGTCCGACCGGGTCGCTAGGTAAGGTGGCGAGCGGTACGCCCGGCATCGGTGCCTCCCCGACCGGTAGCCTGGGCAAGCTGCCGACCAGCATGACCGGAAGCAGCAGCGACAGTCCTACCGGCAGCCTCGGCAAGAtgaatcagcagcagcaccaccactaccaaacGCCTCCTTACACCAGCCAGCACTCGTACCAGCAGCGGCACGGTACGGACGGTGGTTTGCCGCACGTCGATTCGAAGGAGTCGCTTGCGTCGGGCGGTGGTGGCACGGGCACGATCGGCAGTACCGGCGCGATCGGTCCCATATCGGAGCGG ATTAAGAGCTACGAATCCATCTCATCGCTTAGCTCGGACAGTATGCGCCAGCAGAACCCGAAGGACCAGGAGCACTACTACGATACGGTGCCGCTCGACAACAGCGATGGGGACTACGTGTACATTCAGCCGGGCGGCGTTGGCACCGGCTCGACCTCGAGCCGGGACGACATCTCGACGGTGGAGAATGCCAGCACGCTGCTGATGCCGTCCCATCCGCGCAGCCACAACAGTAGCCAAACCAGCGTCCAGCTGGAACCAGAATCTCCCGGGCGTAGCAGCAATTACGTCAATATAGAGTACTTCATTCA CTCCagtcaaaacaatgaaaatcgCAGCAGTTCCATCGATAGCGACGGTGAGGGCGACGGTGGCGCACCGGTACTGATGCGTGCGATCTCGACCGACACGGACGCCGGCAGTGGTGTGGTGGGCGCTGTGGGAGCTTCCCCCGGCGTCGGTACATCCAGCGGAAGTGGCCTATTCCGCAAGGTTTCG AACGCCAACCGGGACACGATCATACGGCGCATCGTGACCAGCATCATCACGAGCGAAACGCTGTACGTGGAGTGTCTGAACAAGATGAAGCAGTACATGAAGGCGATCCGGGCGACGCTGACCACTTCGCAACCTGTGATATCGGAGGAGGAGTTCCAGACGATCTTCTTCAAGATCGAGGACCTGCACGAGGTGCACAGCGAGTTCCTGACCGAGCTGCAGGCCCGGCTGGCCGCACCGGACGAGCCGGGCTCACCGGACGGTGGGGGTCTGTGCGTGGGCGAACCGTTCCGCCGGCTGGCCACCCAAATTCACCTGTACGGTGCGTTCCTGCACAACTACGGCCGGGCGATCGACACGGTGAAGATGTGCAGCACGCACAGCCAGCAGTTCAAGGAGATCGTGTCGAACATCGTGTTCAAGAACCAGAACGAGCAGAAGCTGTCgctggaggagctgctgcACAAGCCGGTCGCCCGCGTCCAGAAGAACGCGCTCGTGCTGGAGGATCTGCTCAACCAGACGCCCGAACAGCACCCGGACTACCATCCGCTGCGGCAGGCGTCCAAAACGATACGTAACTTCCTGTCCGAGTTTAACGTCGTGCAGACGCGGTCAATGTTCCCG AGCGACGATAAAGCCCTCCGGCGGCTGGTGAAGAACTCGTTCATCGTGGAGCTGGCCGACGGGCATCGGAAGCTGCGCCATCTGCTGCTGTTCAACGATGTGATCGCGTGTGCCAAGTACAAGGCGGTCGGTCGGGCCGGCGACCGGAACGGGTTCGAGTTCGAGCTGAAGTGGTACATCCCGCTGCGGGACATACTGATCTGCGAGGAGTCGGCGAACGATCCGAAAGAGGCAAGCCCGATCAACATCGTGCACCTGAAGTCGCAGGCGTGCACCGTGCGCGACCAGATCATGCTGGACGAGAAGGACCGCCCGGGCGGTTCGAGCCGGGCCGGCGACAAGCACCGGAAGAAGCTGGCCGATCTCGAGGCGCAGCTGGTGCTGGCGTCGCCGAACCTGGTGTTCAAGATCGGCAACAAGGCGACCGGCAAAACGATGACGTTCTTCCTCAGCTCCGACTTTGAGCGTACGCAATGGATCGAGTCGATACTTTCCCTGCAG CAATCCTGCAACCTGCCCGGGCACATCCCGGTACAGATCTACGATCTGCACGCGTGGATAACGGCCTGCCAGTCGCTGATCAAGACCGAGATGGGGTCCTACCTGATGCGGAACGCGCGCGACGAGAGCCTGCTGGTCGGCGACCTGCACCTCACCATCCAGGGCCTGAGCGGGTTCGATCAGCCGTGCGATCTGTTCGTGTGCGTCGAGATCGACTCGTACGGGCACTACTTCCGCAAGGCGAAGACGAAGCTGGTCTGCCGCAGCGCGACGCCCCAGTGGAACGAGTCGTTCGTGCTCGAGCTGGAGGGCAGCCAGAACCTGCGCATCCTGCTGTACCAGGACGATGTGCAGCGCCCGATACTGCGCGCGAAGCATATTCTCAAA CTGAGCCGTAGCTGGATGCAGGAAACGCCGACCAGAAAGGTGTTGCAGCTGTCCGAGACGCTTAGCATCAGCACGATCATACGGTTTGTGCCGGGCGAGGTGACGTTGCGCCGTGTGCCCACCTCCAAGCCGGGCGCACTGTTCGGTGCCAAGCTGCAGCAAGTGATCAA ACGCGAAAAGCGAGACATTCCATTCATTGTGAGCGCGTGCGTCCGGGAGGTGGAACGGCGCGGCATGACCGAGGTCGGCATCTATCGCGTGTCCGGGTCCGCGTCCGACGTCGCCAAGCTGAAGAAGTCGTTCGAGACGAACGCGTACGAGGCGGAACAGCTGCTGAAGGAGGTCGACATCCACTCGGTGACCGGGATCCTCAAGTCGTACCTGCGCGACCTGCCGGAAGCGCTCTTCACCGATCAGTATTATCCGAAGTTGTTCGACGCGTTCAACCGCCACTCGAACCTGAGCGAGGGGACGCGCATCCACGAGCTGCAGCGCATCTTTGCCGAGCTGCCGCAACCGAACAAAGCCACCATCAACCTGCTGCTGGACCATCTGATGAG GGTACACCAGCAAGAGATCGAAAACAAGATGTCGCTCCACAATCTGGCGATGGTGTTCGGGCCGACGCTGCTGCGACCCGGCCCGAGTGCGACCAAGCAGAAGGACCTGCTCGAATCGAGCACGGCCGACGTGATGACGCAGGCGGGCATCTTGTACAGCTTTCTGCAGGCCCGCCTAAAGTAA
- the LOC1277379 gene encoding active breakpoint cluster region-related protein isoform X3 — MNQIIKAAASNQSAAGAAPPTTDDADVAAGEQPSDPSVQLRSRELPPNRNNNSPLNQCINELTTNLHSRRCVSELVAASSSSSSTATSATTNPINAGEPAHQSTAAGGPAQQSTSNGPQPTANGGTPGHDVAGKEAAGRVRSASQSEAQQPLLASPSHFVTVIEVKESKGNGGSGASVGGASDKSPQDSETPSAPKTANYENVLINTGARFGGSVENLADLPYQQQQQQPHTGGVNASTFLDSKHPKPPDRSSDGGGGGVGVGGSFTGGGSSISERTSQLLGASAAADHKKKVPPRPPPKYVRRAAPVEPPTVPSMAMQNLRNKDAGPIHSTPEPATGTAPDSPSVTSSSLERNIKPSEMYRQKSSDSLDVKLSSVGYGHDQPGKARLPKSDSLKSKSSSTDSPTGSLGKVASGTPGIGASPTGSLGKLPTSMTGSSSDSPTGSLGKMNQQQHHHYQTPPYTSQHSYQQRHGTDGGLPHVDSKESLASGGGGTGTIGSTGAIGPISERIKSYESISSLSSDSMRQQNPKDQEHYYDTVPLDNSDGDYVYIQPGGVGTGSTSSRDDISTVENASTLLMPSHPRSHNSSQTSVQLEPESPGRSSNYVNIEYFIHSSQNNENRSSSIDSDGEGDGGAPVLMRAISTDTDAGSGVVGAVGASPGVGTSSGSGLFRKVSNANRDTIIRRIVTSIITSETLYVECLNKMKQYMKAIRATLTTSQPVISEEEFQTIFFKIEDLHEVHSEFLTELQARLAAPDEPGSPDGGGLCVGEPFRRLATQIHLYGAFLHNYGRAIDTVKMCSTHSQQFKEIVSNIVFKNQNEQKLSLEELLHKPVARVQKNALVLEDLLNQTPEQHPDYHPLRQASKTIRNFLSEFNVVQTRSMFPSDDKALRRLVKNSFIVELADGHRKLRHLLLFNDVIACAKYKAVGRAGDRNGFEFELKWYIPLRDILICEESANDPKEASPINIVHLKSQACTVRDQIMLDEKDRPGGSSRAGDKHRKKLADLEAQLVLASPNLVFKIGNKATGKTMTFFLSSDFERTQWIESILSLQQSCNLPGHIPVQIYDLHAWITACQSLIKTEMGSYLMRNARDESLLVGDLHLTIQGLSGFDQPCDLFVCVEIDSYGHYFRKAKTKLVCRSATPQWNESFVLELEGSQNLRILLYQDDVQRPILRAKHILKLSRSWMQETPTRKVLQLSETLSISTIIRFVPGEVTLRRVPTSKPGALFGAKLQQVIKREKRDIPFIVSACVREVERRGMTEVGIYRVSGSASDVAKLKKSFETNAYEAEQLLKEVDIHSVTGILKSYLRDLPEALFTDQYYPKLFDAFNRHSNLSEGTRIHELQRIFAELPQPNKATINLLLDHLMRVHQQEIENKMSLHNLAMVFGPTLLRPGPSATKQKDLLESSTADVMTQAGILYSFLQARLK, encoded by the exons ATG AATCAAATTATCAAGGCAGCGGCCAGTAATCAATCAGCTGCCGGTGCTGCCCCGCCAACCACCGACGATGCGGACGTCGCGGCCGGCGAACAGCCGTCCGACCCGAGCGTCCAGCTTCGGTCGCGCGAGCTGCCACCAaatcgcaacaacaacagcccaCTGAATCAGTGCATCAACGAGCTCACGACCAATCTGCACAGCCGCCGGTGCGTGAGCGAGCTGGtggcggccagcagcagcagcagcagcacagccaCCTCCGCCACGACCAACCCAATCAACGCCGGCGAACCGGCCCATCAGTCAACAGCAGCCGGCGGTCCGGCCCAGCAATCAACCAGCAACGGTCCGCAACCAACCGCCAACGGGGGCACCCCGGGGCACGATGTGGCCGGGAAGGAAGCGGCCGGCCGGGTGCGCAGCGCCAGCCAAAGTGAGGCGCAGCAGCCGCTGCTCGCCTCGCCGAGCCATTTCGTGACCGTGATCGAGGTGAAAGAGTCAAAGGGCAACGGTGGCAGTGGTGCCAGTGTTGGTGGTGCTAGTGACAAATCGCCACAGGACAGTGAGACGCCGTCGGCACCCAAGACGGCCAACTACGAGAACGTGCTGATCAATACCGGTGCCCGGTTCGGCGGCAGCGTGGAGAATCTGGCCGATCTGccctaccagcagcagcagcagcagccgcacacGGGCGGCGTGAACGCTAGTACGTTCCTCGATTCGAAGCATCCGAAACCGCCGGACCGAAGCagtgacggtggtggtggtggtgttggtgttggtggcaGCTTTACCGGAGGTGGCAGTTCCATCTCCGAACGTACCTCGCAGCTGCTGGGAGCATCGGCGGCCGCCGACCACAAGAAGAAAGTTCCACCGCG CCCACCGCCAAAGTATGTGCGCCGTGCTGCGCCTGTCGAGCCACCGACCGTTCCGTCGATGGCAATGCAGAACCTCCGGAACAAAGATGCTGGACCTATCCATTCCACGCCCGAGCCGGCCACCGGCACGGCACCGGACAGCCCGAGTGTGACCAGCTCCTCGCTGGAGCGGAACATCAAACCGTCGGAAATGTATCGCCAAAAGTCGTCGGACTCGCTCGACGTGAAGCTGTCGTCGGTCGGATACGGTCACGACCAGCCCGGCAAAGCCCGGCTGCCCAAGTCGGACAGCCTCAAGTCGAAGTCGTCGAGCACGGACAGTCCGACCGGGTCGCTAGGTAAGGTGGCGAGCGGTACGCCCGGCATCGGTGCCTCCCCGACCGGTAGCCTGGGCAAGCTGCCGACCAGCATGACCGGAAGCAGCAGCGACAGTCCTACCGGCAGCCTCGGCAAGAtgaatcagcagcagcaccaccactaccaaacGCCTCCTTACACCAGCCAGCACTCGTACCAGCAGCGGCACGGTACGGACGGTGGTTTGCCGCACGTCGATTCGAAGGAGTCGCTTGCGTCGGGCGGTGGTGGCACGGGCACGATCGGCAGTACCGGCGCGATCGGTCCCATATCGGAGCGG ATTAAGAGCTACGAATCCATCTCATCGCTTAGCTCGGACAGTATGCGCCAGCAGAACCCGAAGGACCAGGAGCACTACTACGATACGGTGCCGCTCGACAACAGCGATGGGGACTACGTGTACATTCAGCCGGGCGGCGTTGGCACCGGCTCGACCTCGAGCCGGGACGACATCTCGACGGTGGAGAATGCCAGCACGCTGCTGATGCCGTCCCATCCGCGCAGCCACAACAGTAGCCAAACCAGCGTCCAGCTGGAACCAGAATCTCCCGGGCGTAGCAGCAATTACGTCAATATAGAGTACTTCATTCA CTCCagtcaaaacaatgaaaatcgCAGCAGTTCCATCGATAGCGACGGTGAGGGCGACGGTGGCGCACCGGTACTGATGCGTGCGATCTCGACCGACACGGACGCCGGCAGTGGTGTGGTGGGCGCTGTGGGAGCTTCCCCCGGCGTCGGTACATCCAGCGGAAGTGGCCTATTCCGCAAGGTTTCG AACGCCAACCGGGACACGATCATACGGCGCATCGTGACCAGCATCATCACGAGCGAAACGCTGTACGTGGAGTGTCTGAACAAGATGAAGCAGTACATGAAGGCGATCCGGGCGACGCTGACCACTTCGCAACCTGTGATATCGGAGGAGGAGTTCCAGACGATCTTCTTCAAGATCGAGGACCTGCACGAGGTGCACAGCGAGTTCCTGACCGAGCTGCAGGCCCGGCTGGCCGCACCGGACGAGCCGGGCTCACCGGACGGTGGGGGTCTGTGCGTGGGCGAACCGTTCCGCCGGCTGGCCACCCAAATTCACCTGTACGGTGCGTTCCTGCACAACTACGGCCGGGCGATCGACACGGTGAAGATGTGCAGCACGCACAGCCAGCAGTTCAAGGAGATCGTGTCGAACATCGTGTTCAAGAACCAGAACGAGCAGAAGCTGTCgctggaggagctgctgcACAAGCCGGTCGCCCGCGTCCAGAAGAACGCGCTCGTGCTGGAGGATCTGCTCAACCAGACGCCCGAACAGCACCCGGACTACCATCCGCTGCGGCAGGCGTCCAAAACGATACGTAACTTCCTGTCCGAGTTTAACGTCGTGCAGACGCGGTCAATGTTCCCG AGCGACGATAAAGCCCTCCGGCGGCTGGTGAAGAACTCGTTCATCGTGGAGCTGGCCGACGGGCATCGGAAGCTGCGCCATCTGCTGCTGTTCAACGATGTGATCGCGTGTGCCAAGTACAAGGCGGTCGGTCGGGCCGGCGACCGGAACGGGTTCGAGTTCGAGCTGAAGTGGTACATCCCGCTGCGGGACATACTGATCTGCGAGGAGTCGGCGAACGATCCGAAAGAGGCAAGCCCGATCAACATCGTGCACCTGAAGTCGCAGGCGTGCACCGTGCGCGACCAGATCATGCTGGACGAGAAGGACCGCCCGGGCGGTTCGAGCCGGGCCGGCGACAAGCACCGGAAGAAGCTGGCCGATCTCGAGGCGCAGCTGGTGCTGGCGTCGCCGAACCTGGTGTTCAAGATCGGCAACAAGGCGACCGGCAAAACGATGACGTTCTTCCTCAGCTCCGACTTTGAGCGTACGCAATGGATCGAGTCGATACTTTCCCTGCAG CAATCCTGCAACCTGCCCGGGCACATCCCGGTACAGATCTACGATCTGCACGCGTGGATAACGGCCTGCCAGTCGCTGATCAAGACCGAGATGGGGTCCTACCTGATGCGGAACGCGCGCGACGAGAGCCTGCTGGTCGGCGACCTGCACCTCACCATCCAGGGCCTGAGCGGGTTCGATCAGCCGTGCGATCTGTTCGTGTGCGTCGAGATCGACTCGTACGGGCACTACTTCCGCAAGGCGAAGACGAAGCTGGTCTGCCGCAGCGCGACGCCCCAGTGGAACGAGTCGTTCGTGCTCGAGCTGGAGGGCAGCCAGAACCTGCGCATCCTGCTGTACCAGGACGATGTGCAGCGCCCGATACTGCGCGCGAAGCATATTCTCAAA CTGAGCCGTAGCTGGATGCAGGAAACGCCGACCAGAAAGGTGTTGCAGCTGTCCGAGACGCTTAGCATCAGCACGATCATACGGTTTGTGCCGGGCGAGGTGACGTTGCGCCGTGTGCCCACCTCCAAGCCGGGCGCACTGTTCGGTGCCAAGCTGCAGCAAGTGATCAA ACGCGAAAAGCGAGACATTCCATTCATTGTGAGCGCGTGCGTCCGGGAGGTGGAACGGCGCGGCATGACCGAGGTCGGCATCTATCGCGTGTCCGGGTCCGCGTCCGACGTCGCCAAGCTGAAGAAGTCGTTCGAGACGAACGCGTACGAGGCGGAACAGCTGCTGAAGGAGGTCGACATCCACTCGGTGACCGGGATCCTCAAGTCGTACCTGCGCGACCTGCCGGAAGCGCTCTTCACCGATCAGTATTATCCGAAGTTGTTCGACGCGTTCAACCGCCACTCGAACCTGAGCGAGGGGACGCGCATCCACGAGCTGCAGCGCATCTTTGCCGAGCTGCCGCAACCGAACAAAGCCACCATCAACCTGCTGCTGGACCATCTGATGAG GGTACACCAGCAAGAGATCGAAAACAAGATGTCGCTCCACAATCTGGCGATGGTGTTCGGGCCGACGCTGCTGCGACCCGGCCCGAGTGCGACCAAGCAGAAGGACCTGCTCGAATCGAGCACGGCCGACGTGATGACGCAGGCGGGCATCTTGTACAGCTTTCTGCAGGCCCGCCTAAAGTAA